In a single window of the Rhopalosiphum padi isolate XX-2018 chromosome 1, ASM2088224v1, whole genome shotgun sequence genome:
- the LOC132918653 gene encoding uncharacterized protein LOC132918653 produces MTIFINEGLLKITQKLCLIAITIHLYTIFSSEIHTCPLIKIGSKIYPFDNQFFLSSILFLTGASISIVECDIWPYNTKPKNRIIQFLAELYIMTTCIIIVYTLFWHPIVITTSLFTDKLSVLTNKWLASENIHKKSISICMQNVRSTKFHCNLLGALVLHYVLEKFGKKDLRRIKCLF; encoded by the exons atgacaatttttattaatgaaggATTGcttaaaattacacaaaaactGTGTTTGATAGCTATAACTATAcatttgtatactatattttcatCAGAAATACATACTTGTCCACTGATCAAAATTGGCTCGAAGATCTACCCATTTGATAATCAATTTTTCCTATCGTCGATACTTTTCTTGACTGGAGCGTCTATATCTATAGTTGAATGTGATATATGGCCATACAATACAAAAcccaaaaatagaataattcaaTTTCTAGCAgag CTGTATATTATGACaacgtgtataataattgtctatactCTATTTTGGCATCCGATCGTCATAACTACATCTCTTTTCACCGATAAATTGAGTGTATTA ACAAATAAATGGTTGGCAAGTGAAAATATCCACAAAAAAAGCATTTCAATTTGTATGCAAAATGTACGTAGTACAAAGTTCCATTGCAATTTATTAGGCGCTTTAGTACTGCATTATGTACTCGAGAAGTTTGGAAAGAAAGACTT aCGACggataaaatgtttgttttga